In the genome of Desulfovulcanus ferrireducens, the window GATTACCTGTGACATGCTCAAAAGCATGAAGAAGGGCGCGGTGTTGGTTGATGTGGCTATCGATCAGGGGGGCTGTTTTGAGACCTCCAAGCCGACGACCCATTCCGATCCGATTTATACCGTTGATGGTGTTGTACATTACTGCGTGGCCAATATGCCCGGAGCTGTGGCCAAGACTTCGACATTGGCTCTGACCAACGCGACCCTCCCTTATGCGGTTGAAATCGCCAATAAAGGTTGGAAAAGAGCTATGGAGGAAAATTCCGAGATTAGACTTGGTGCTAACGTGGTTAAAGGTAAAATAACCTATAAAGCGGTGGCAGAGGCCTTCGGATTGGAATATACGCCGATCGAGGAACTCCTTTAAATATAATCTCTTCGCGAATGACTTATTGACAAATTACGCTGCGCCCTTTGGTACGCCTCATGACATACGCGTGACCCGAGCCCAAAGGGCACAGCCTTCCTCGATAATTCATTAAACTCTGAAGATAATGTTTGCCTGACGGCCACAAGTCCTTTCCCGCCGGTAGGAAAAGAAGAGTTGTTCAAGGCACTTGGTGCAGAGGTCAAGGCTGAATATATTTTCAGCCTTGATACCTGCCTTTTGCAATTGATCTCTGGTCAGCGCCCAAAGGTTCATGCACTGGCTTTCGGAATTAAAATACGGGGCAAATTTTTGCGGCCAGTGTTCATCAAAATTCTGGAACTCTGCACAACATGGGCCAAGGCTTGGCCCGCGTACAGCTAAAACTTCTGCGGGCTGCAAGTTGTAGCGCGAGCAAAATTTCTGCACTCCAATGATGGGAAAATCGGCCCTGTTTCCTCTCCAGCCACAGTGCAAGGCGGCAATAAATCGACCTGATTTGTGGGCTAAAAAAATTGGCTGGCAGTCAGCGGTTTTAATGACCAACCCGGTAGACGGCTTTTGTGTCGCAAGTCCATCACCTTCTTGCT includes:
- a CDS encoding polyphenol oxidase family protein, whose protein sequence is MNIKFSFPGLKNIICVFGTRLGGQSQGPYMANNISLEVGDEQKNVLVNRQKLKHDLGFSKWIELKQVHGTDIHFDLEEESLLEIQQEGDGLATQKPSTGLVIKTADCQPIFLAHKSGRFIAALHCGWRGNRADFPIIGVQKFCSRYNLQPAEVLAVRGPSLGPCCAEFQNFDEHWPQKFAPYFNSESQCMNLWALTRDQLQKAGIKAENIFSLDLCTKCLEQLFFSYRRERTCGRQANIIFRV